Proteins from a single region of Bacteroidota bacterium:
- a CDS encoding putative metal-binding motif-containing protein — MKKSYLLLTMALACVFSVSKAQLYEYLDDPTGAYAGVATNATGTNLSRENGLLEDPACGSGYSSNKHTTSGYSNGRPSVQFSVTPDAGFQLDVTSISVDIRRNPKGPASWRLAYSTDGGATWTNSGTDFAVASSGCFTNTNLTWDVDDFSTTSTLWVRVIGHTAYSSLNGVSTLKNIDVQGTVSYADADGDGYDSDVDCNDADAAINPGATEICDGIDNNCDGNIDEAGGATWYADADGDSYGDAGSTTVSCDMPDGYVADNTDCNDGDAAINPAATEVCDGIDNNCDGNIDEGLTFATYYADADGDTYGDAAMSATTCDGAPVGYVENSTDCNDGDAAVNPAATEVCDGVDNNCDGNIDEGIDLSISITPTGVIALCKPDDVTLEAVGTFDSYQWYKNGTALAGETGATYTTNKPAYYQVEGFVGACSSGLSEVQAVAVYESPNANITYPDGLNLCVVNPLLLKASYDALYTYVWYLDGNEIIGATSANYEATANGDYYCVITNENNYALHNSNCNSCN; from the coding sequence ATGAAAAAAAGCTACTTATTACTAACCATGGCGTTAGCGTGTGTGTTTTCTGTATCGAAAGCACAACTGTATGAATACCTGGATGATCCAACAGGTGCATACGCAGGCGTTGCAACCAATGCAACAGGAACAAATTTATCAAGAGAAAATGGTTTATTGGAAGACCCGGCATGCGGATCAGGGTACAGTTCCAACAAACATACTACCTCAGGCTACTCCAATGGCCGTCCAAGCGTTCAATTTTCAGTGACACCGGATGCAGGATTTCAATTGGATGTGACAAGTATTTCAGTTGATATTCGCAGAAACCCTAAAGGTCCTGCAAGTTGGAGACTGGCTTATTCAACAGATGGTGGTGCTACATGGACAAACAGCGGAACTGACTTTGCAGTTGCAAGCAGTGGTTGTTTTACCAACACTAATTTAACCTGGGATGTAGATGATTTTTCTACAACATCTACTTTGTGGGTGCGTGTAATTGGTCATACTGCTTACAGTTCATTAAACGGTGTATCAACATTAAAAAACATCGATGTTCAGGGTACTGTTTCCTATGCTGATGCAGATGGTGACGGATATGATTCTGATGTTGATTGTAATGATGCTGATGCGGCAATTAATCCGGGTGCTACTGAAATTTGCGACGGTATAGATAACAACTGCGATGGCAATATTGATGAAGCCGGTGGAGCTACATGGTATGCTGATGCAGATGGTGATTCTTACGGTGATGCAGGTTCAACAACAGTGTCTTGCGATATGCCTGATGGTTATGTTGCTGATAATACTGATTGTAACGATGGTGATGCAGCAATTAATCCTGCAGCAACAGAAGTTTGCGACGGTATCGACAACAACTGCGATGGCAATATTGACGAAGGATTAACTTTCGCAACTTATTATGCTGATGCTGATGGTGACACTTATGGTGATGCTGCTATGTCTGCAACAACATGCGATGGCGCTCCTGTAGGTTATGTAGAAAACAGCACTGATTGCAACGACGGTGATGCTGCGGTTAACCCTGCTGCAACAGAAGTATGTGACGGTGTAGATAATAACTGTGATGGCAATATTGATGAAGGAATTGATTTATCAATCAGCATCACACCAACAGGTGTAATTGCATTATGCAAACCTGATGATGTTACGTTAGAAGCAGTTGGTACTTTTGATTCTTATCAATGGTATAAAAATGGTACTGCTTTAGCCGGTGAAACAGGTGCAACATATACAACCAACAAACCTGCTTATTATCAGGTTGAAGGTTTTGTAGGTGCATGTTCTTCAGGTTTATCTGAAGTTCAGGCAGTTGCTGTTTATGAAAGCCCTAATGCCAATATCACCTATCCTGATGGTTTAAATCTTTGTGTTGTTAATCCATTATTATTAAAAGCTAGTTACGATGCCTTATATACTTATGTATGGTATCTTGATGGCAATGAAATAATTGGTGCTACAAGTGCAAATTATGAAGCTACAGCGAATGGCGATTACTATTGTGTAATCACCAACGAAAACAATTATGCCTTGCACAACAGCAACTGTAACAGTTGTAACTGA
- a CDS encoding T9SS type A sorting domain-containing protein — MPCTTATVTVVTECREGEIVGAASMQVYPNPVKDELTITFNTLENDATATINITDITGKVIYTTTAATTNGSATKTIALGKNISAGLYFVTIEMNGSTMNQQFVVVK; from the coding sequence ATGCCTTGCACAACAGCAACTGTAACAGTTGTAACTGAATGTCGTGAAGGCGAAATTGTTGGTGCTGCAAGCATGCAAGTTTATCCTAACCCTGTTAAAGACGAATTAACAATCACATTTAACACATTGGAAAATGATGCAACAGCAACAATTAATATTACCGATATTACAGGTAAAGTAATCTATACTACTACGGCTGCAACTACTAACGGTAGTGCAACTAAAACAATCGCACTTGGTAAAAACATCAGTGCAGGTTTATATTTTGTAACCATTGAAATGAATGGTTCAACTATGAATCAACAATTTGTTGTAGTAAAATAA
- a CDS encoding pentapeptide repeat-containing protein, producing MATAFFDSIGFDKKDYTGEIFESGNYDTCTFNGCNFSGCDISGSSFTDCVFEDCNLSLANLNKTAIKTVAFKNCKMLGIRFDQCNTFLFEATFEGCSLNLSSFYRLKIKKMPFVDCNLTEVDFTEADLTGAIFRNCDLHLALFDNTILEKADLSSAVNYSINPDNNHIYKAKFAYPAVLNLLDKYQLEIL from the coding sequence ATGGCAACAGCATTTTTTGATTCAATTGGTTTTGATAAAAAGGATTATACCGGTGAAATATTTGAATCAGGTAATTATGATACCTGCACCTTCAACGGATGTAATTTTTCAGGTTGTGATATTTCCGGAAGCAGTTTTACCGATTGTGTTTTTGAAGATTGTAATTTGAGTTTGGCTAACCTCAACAAAACTGCTATTAAAACCGTAGCCTTTAAAAATTGTAAGATGCTGGGCATTCGTTTCGATCAGTGTAATACGTTTTTATTTGAGGCTACTTTTGAAGGATGCTCATTAAATCTGAGTTCTTTTTATAGGTTGAAAATAAAAAAAATGCCATTTGTAGATTGTAACCTCACAGAAGTAGATTTTACTGAAGCAGACCTTACAGGTGCAATTTTTCGAAACTGTGATTTACATTTAGCCCTGTTTGATAATACCATATTAGAAAAGGCTGATTTGAGCAGTGCCGTTAATTATTCCATTAATCCTGATAACAACCATATTTATAAGGCCAAATTTGCTTACCCCGCAGTATTGAACCTGCTGGATAAATATCAGTTGGAAATTTTATAA
- a CDS encoding MMPL family transporter, with protein sequence MKPKYALGIFAILVGLSVYFTFQLKFSYDYEDFFPKGDKDLDFYYLFREKFEHDDNFLLVGFKPETGIFNQDFLVRLDSATKKINRINEAERVYSITNFNYVIKSPFGFVDYPALHINEPERYENDSSRLTLDERITGKLISEDFTTTVIMVKTNDTLSQAESEHLVNAVHDIMRTENLKDYHLLGKSNFQVELIKIQQKEFTLYALLSFLLVGLVTYLMFRKFWCVFVAMLTVGVALIVFTGILGASGIEQNVMSTLFPIVIIIVGISDAVHFIGKYIVELRKNSNKNIALYRTLSDIGFATFLTAVTSAIGFATMLTSNVPPIQFFGILSGLGVLIVYVVVLFFISPLLKLFSLEQLDSNKVKETKNWNQFLEFIYQSGKNYPRRILFISSVVLLIFTYGITQISTDIHLEAGMPENQTVTRDFHFFEANFNGFRPMEIAAVAQPGYQITDATVLQEINKVENYVKQFDIVNGLQSVTMIYKSMNRAYNGDNPAEYVLPEDTNTINRYTRDLSKVKLTEMNLLISEDKKYGRLSSFLSDAGTDSIRVVQESIRNFIDTKTDKNKVQFTITGTGIIFDKNTQYLRSNIISGVLLAFLCIGIVMAFMFRDWKMVVISIIPNVIPLAVCAGIMGLLKIELDAPTSIIFGISYGIAVDDTIHFLSKFKIERQKGYDVETAIRNTFEETGKAVFIMSVILFFGFMILMLSPTAATFNIGLLTGITLFSAVWPDVYLLPIMLRKWMK encoded by the coding sequence ATGAAACCAAAATATGCATTAGGCATATTTGCAATTTTGGTGGGTTTATCGGTTTATTTTACTTTCCAACTTAAGTTTTCATATGATTATGAAGATTTTTTTCCAAAGGGAGATAAAGACCTGGACTTTTATTATTTATTCAGAGAAAAATTTGAACATGATGACAATTTTTTATTGGTAGGATTTAAACCCGAAACCGGTATTTTTAATCAAGATTTTTTGGTTCGTTTAGACAGTGCTACAAAAAAAATAAATCGGATTAATGAGGCGGAAAGGGTGTATTCGATAACTAATTTTAATTATGTAATTAAATCGCCTTTTGGTTTTGTTGATTATCCTGCTTTACACATTAATGAACCTGAACGTTATGAAAATGACAGTTCGCGGTTAACATTAGATGAACGTATTACCGGTAAATTAATTTCGGAAGATTTTACCACAACAGTCATTATGGTAAAAACAAATGATACACTTTCGCAAGCCGAATCTGAACATCTTGTTAATGCCGTGCATGATATCATGCGAACCGAAAATTTAAAAGATTATCATTTATTGGGTAAATCAAATTTCCAGGTAGAATTAATTAAAATACAACAAAAAGAATTTACCTTATATGCATTACTTAGTTTTTTGCTTGTCGGGTTAGTCACATACTTGATGTTCAGGAAATTCTGGTGTGTTTTTGTGGCCATGTTAACTGTTGGTGTAGCCTTGATTGTATTCACCGGAATCTTAGGTGCATCTGGCATTGAACAGAATGTTATGAGCACATTATTTCCAATAGTAATCATTATTGTCGGCATATCGGATGCAGTACATTTTATTGGAAAATACATCGTAGAATTAAGAAAAAACAGTAATAAAAACATTGCATTATATCGCACGTTATCAGACATTGGGTTTGCCACATTTTTAACTGCAGTTACCTCAGCAATCGGGTTTGCCACGATGTTAACATCTAATGTGCCGCCAATACAATTTTTCGGAATTTTATCCGGCCTTGGTGTATTAATTGTATACGTAGTTGTTTTATTTTTTATCAGCCCTTTATTAAAATTATTTTCACTTGAGCAATTAGACAGTAATAAAGTAAAGGAAACAAAAAACTGGAATCAGTTTCTGGAATTTATTTATCAATCGGGTAAAAATTATCCGCGACGTATATTATTTATCAGCAGCGTAGTCTTGTTAATTTTTACATATGGCATTACACAAATTAGCACCGATATACATTTGGAAGCAGGTATGCCGGAAAACCAAACCGTGACCCGTGATTTTCATTTCTTTGAAGCTAATTTTAACGGATTTCGCCCAATGGAAATTGCAGCAGTTGCTCAACCCGGATATCAAATTACTGATGCTACCGTTTTGCAGGAAATTAATAAGGTTGAAAATTATGTAAAACAATTTGATATTGTTAACGGCTTACAAAGTGTAACCATGATTTACAAAAGTATGAATCGTGCTTATAATGGTGATAATCCTGCCGAATATGTTTTGCCGGAAGATACCAATACCATTAACCGATATACCAGGGATTTGTCGAAAGTGAAATTAACAGAAATGAATTTATTGATTTCTGAAGATAAAAAATATGGTCGGTTAAGTTCATTTTTAAGTGATGCAGGTACTGACAGTATAAGAGTTGTTCAGGAATCGATTCGCAATTTTATTGATACAAAAACAGATAAAAATAAGGTGCAGTTTACGATAACCGGAACCGGAATCATTTTCGATAAAAACACCCAATATTTGCGCAGTAATATTATCAGTGGGGTATTGCTTGCATTTTTATGTATCGGCATTGTAATGGCGTTTATGTTTAGAGACTGGAAAATGGTTGTAATCAGTATCATTCCGAATGTAATTCCACTTGCCGTATGTGCCGGAATAATGGGATTACTCAAGATAGAACTCGATGCGCCAACCTCAATAATATTTGGTATTTCTTATGGTATTGCTGTAGATGACACCATACATTTTCTATCGAAATTCAAAATCGAGCGACAAAAAGGTTACGATGTAGAAACGGCTATTCGCAATACTTTTGAAGAAACGGGAAAGGCTGTGTTTATTATGTCGGTGATATTGTTTTTTGGTTTTATGATTTTGATGCTCTCTCCCACTGCGGCAACCTTTAATATTGGGTTATTGACGGGGATTACACTGTTTTCTGCAGTATGGCCTGATGTATATTTATTGCCAATAATGTTGAGAAAATGGATGAAATAA
- a CDS encoding ChaN family lipoprotein: protein MRLLFISFLVSVSFISYAQVGPGNYRIYDVKQTREVTVEDVVAAMKNYDVLFFGEEHDDSVAHYLENKFLESMYQVYGNKTTLSLEMFERDVQPIMDEYLTSDIREKNFVKEARVWSNYDDYRPMVEFAKSKKLNVICANAAGRYTNLVGRKGQAALMALPDASKDFMAPLPYDTASGAYYDKLTELFMMEVSVDSATGKKTAAAMGGFNFIQSQSLWDATMAYSIAKYYKKHKGNKVLQVNGRFHSDERFAVVAQLKNYNPKIRTLVISSGPDASFPNVDWSKFLQQGDYIIITDPNIPKSFD from the coding sequence ATGCGACTATTATTTATTTCGTTTTTAGTATCAGTTAGTTTTATAAGTTATGCTCAAGTTGGTCCCGGAAATTACAGGATTTATGATGTAAAACAAACGCGTGAGGTTACAGTTGAAGATGTTGTTGCGGCCATGAAAAATTATGATGTATTATTTTTTGGAGAAGAACATGATGACTCAGTTGCACATTATTTAGAAAATAAATTCCTTGAATCGATGTATCAGGTTTATGGCAATAAAACTACGCTATCACTAGAAATGTTTGAGCGCGATGTACAACCGATTATGGATGAATATTTGACAAGTGATATCCGTGAGAAAAACTTTGTGAAAGAAGCGCGTGTTTGGAGTAATTATGATGACTATCGACCAATGGTTGAGTTTGCAAAATCAAAAAAACTGAATGTTATTTGTGCGAATGCTGCAGGGAGATATACCAATTTGGTTGGAAGAAAAGGTCAGGCTGCATTAATGGCATTACCTGATGCCTCTAAAGATTTTATGGCTCCCCTGCCCTATGATACTGCAAGCGGTGCTTATTATGATAAATTGACTGAATTATTTATGATGGAAGTATCAGTAGATTCTGCAACAGGTAAAAAAACTGCTGCTGCTATGGGCGGATTTAATTTTATTCAAAGCCAGTCGTTATGGGATGCAACAATGGCTTATTCAATTGCAAAATATTACAAAAAACACAAGGGCAATAAAGTATTACAAGTTAATGGTCGTTTTCACAGTGATGAACGATTTGCCGTTGTAGCACAATTAAAAAATTATAATCCGAAAATTAGAACACTCGTAATCTCATCCGGTCCTGATGCTTCATTTCCAAATGTTGACTGGAGTAAATTTTTACAGCAAGGTGATTATATTATTATCACTGATCCGAATATCCCGAAGTCATTTGATTAA
- a CDS encoding gliding motility-associated C-terminal domain-containing protein, with the protein MKGLYVEVGINTCGAFGSSVAPPAGYHPTEGGLGFVADWESDGWATGTPIYCGDYFVPGTPVEGWQIQIGANVWTNTDQGCSPSDIPGDVTDYSFAGGIYTGTWTGNITTPTVDLDVTQITTLPEDKLYFVTRILLCNNGDEPLEDVYYKRNVDPDNDQPWSGDYTTSNVIVYQPPADPEALVTSEGLTYGCFLGIGARDENARVSYGLFATNDGDPKDVWDATGGYTGTGSNTDDEANSIAFYIPVINPGECKCVAFAYILNVDDLDEALEATVTYNLTADDVTVSSGDTATVCNPGETVDLSILGADDYTWTWTPSTGLSADTGINVTATVTETTTYTITGVGGFCGDATLTITVQVDENEFADAGDDVELCLGETTVLSGDGGEFDNLYSWSPATYLSCTDCPNPTADITVAGTYTYTLTTYDIYNCPATDEITVIVHPLPVVDAGEDVDLCPEGSIQLEATGAVDYEWSPSTGLSCSDCPDPVCTVNDNTTYTVTGTDEFGCVNTDQIDVSVFSTLDILVTADPSTIDSYLGETSQLEATGAESYTWTPAFGLSGTDIPNPIAAPKDTTTYIVTGVDANGCTDIDTITINVIGELTVGIPTAFSPNGDGHNDTWAPQYSGSGFIQSYLIYNRYGELVYSGDGTSPGWNGEFNGKAQGIGTFVVVIKAYTSLNEERFSNGNFTLVR; encoded by the coding sequence TTGAAGGGTTTATATGTTGAAGTCGGCATTAACACATGTGGAGCATTTGGTTCTAGTGTCGCTCCTCCTGCAGGATACCATCCCACTGAAGGTGGTTTAGGGTTTGTTGCTGATTGGGAATCTGACGGATGGGCAACAGGAACACCAATTTATTGTGGTGACTACTTTGTTCCCGGAACTCCTGTTGAAGGCTGGCAAATTCAAATTGGTGCCAACGTTTGGACCAATACTGATCAAGGCTGTTCACCTTCTGATATACCGGGAGATGTAACTGATTATTCATTTGCAGGCGGTATTTATACCGGAACCTGGACAGGAAATATTACAACACCTACTGTTGATTTAGACGTTACACAAATTACAACTTTACCTGAAGATAAGCTGTATTTTGTGACACGCATACTTTTATGTAACAATGGTGATGAGCCATTGGAGGATGTTTACTACAAACGTAACGTTGACCCGGATAATGACCAGCCTTGGAGCGGTGATTATACTACGAGTAACGTAATTGTATACCAACCACCTGCGGACCCTGAAGCTTTAGTTACTTCAGAAGGTTTAACCTACGGATGTTTCCTTGGTATTGGAGCACGTGATGAAAATGCTCGTGTTTCTTACGGTCTGTTTGCAACCAACGATGGTGACCCTAAAGATGTTTGGGATGCAACAGGCGGTTATACCGGAACCGGCTCAAATACAGATGATGAAGCTAACTCAATCGCATTTTATATACCTGTAATTAATCCTGGTGAGTGTAAATGCGTGGCTTTTGCTTATATCTTAAATGTTGATGACCTTGATGAAGCATTAGAAGCTACTGTTACCTATAACTTAACTGCTGATGATGTTACCGTTTCTTCGGGAGATACTGCTACAGTATGTAATCCGGGTGAAACAGTTGATTTATCAATATTAGGTGCTGATGATTATACCTGGACATGGACACCATCTACAGGCTTAAGTGCAGACACAGGAATTAACGTAACCGCAACAGTAACTGAAACTACTACTTATACTATTACCGGTGTTGGCGGTTTTTGTGGAGATGCAACATTGACAATCACTGTTCAGGTTGATGAAAATGAATTTGCTGACGCAGGCGATGATGTTGAACTTTGTTTAGGCGAAACTACAGTACTTAGTGGCGATGGCGGTGAGTTTGACAACCTTTATTCATGGTCGCCGGCTACATACCTTTCTTGTACAGATTGTCCTAACCCAACTGCAGATATTACAGTTGCCGGAACCTATACCTATACTTTAACAACTTATGATATATATAATTGTCCGGCTACCGATGAAATTACGGTGATCGTACATCCACTACCTGTAGTTGATGCAGGTGAAGACGTTGACTTATGTCCGGAAGGTTCTATTCAACTTGAAGCAACAGGTGCTGTAGACTACGAATGGTCTCCTTCAACCGGTTTGAGTTGCTCTGATTGTCCTGATCCGGTTTGTACCGTAAACGATAATACAACTTATACTGTAACAGGAACCGATGAATTTGGTTGTGTTAATACTGACCAAATAGATGTAAGTGTATTCTCTACATTAGACATCCTGGTTACAGCTGATCCATCTACTATTGACTCATATCTTGGTGAAACTTCTCAACTGGAAGCTACAGGTGCTGAATCATATACATGGACTCCTGCTTTCGGATTAAGTGGAACAGATATACCAAATCCAATTGCTGCTCCAAAAGATACGACTACCTATATTGTTACAGGTGTTGATGCTAATGGATGTACAGATATAGATACGATTACCATTAATGTTATCGGTGAATTAACAGTTGGAATTCCTACTGCGTTTTCTCCAAATGGTGATGGCCATAACGATACATGGGCTCCTCAATATTCCGGAAGCGGATTTATTCAGAGCTATTTGATATACAACCGTTATGGTGAATTGGTTTATTCAGGTGACGGCACATCACCGGGATGGAATGGCGAATTTAATGGTAAAGCGCAGGGAATTGGAACATTTGTGGTAGTGATTAAGGCATATACCAGTTTAAATGAAGAACGATTCTCCAATGGAAACTTTACATTGGTGCGTTAA